A genomic window from Purpureocillium takamizusanense chromosome 2, complete sequence includes:
- a CDS encoding uncharacterized protein (EggNog:ENOG503P06Q): MAMISPTTDATASRPASTIASPRHVRSRTQSISSDRPSTIGFSLGLTAPPVFVSPEPAFIAGSAASQIVTNDHDGHADSWYDQNGVEPPSETALVTPAALQLVNGFLDQLLFNFLQVSKSTNLSALRPAVSEILKPKLAKDTISNADEELREYLGGSDEEDFTAPANPRNWDAELVWKRTRLRCMVYSSLGDMEEEDEDIYMEQENLEIGAHEPTSDVVSPAVAIFLTSVLEYMGELTLTVAGQAAYQRVRANIVKGIKNGTRSASDVADRIVVCEMDMERVALDRTLGRLWRGWKKRVRSPDTAVRPASRGSNSHSKQDIGSPERLAFRSALSDATGDQRRPQDRPDDTIVEDVHPADIPLPMGDHDVDEIEVPGLAPNSDDEDEPSPDEKPVRRRPKSLSITPFIIANGLPTPTTSQPHTPVITAARKRSTSLPTPVAATFHASRQAKKASNITKTPCTEGKEETQGETCTGDNEASSSGDGYADTRANILSKPGDTVKVQKATLSNRPAAVESRDCDSSDYEDAEEVAFEKAEIVTSSRVSINGSSSSSASESGKTSPTKRPSSVHSARIVDVPRPRSPSHSRATSLDMTERNRAASLSSAASRTRPPSSQDERKPKYEGQPPTHAEHMSQSLVEKKSPRQVEVAIPESEEDSGRLKPSESPESIGRAISPPGPAVPDVLGSQSRRDYVAPSAFGKKPPSFASNRDHPPPSLKVSTSRIVSSGPFIDETIPEIPQKSPVQASWQSPKAESRGMHSMERYRTKETDDDLSLPMQSNVAPRQIHTSASSASSGTSRLKPVRTSEDSSSRAESVARNFEQLIQSNQTITYTLTPENMRDIDSKRSIDSPVVTKFSRRSDDVRGQSSPRTPTIPDIPRSPVTQQPKTPTSPRAVEGKGSRPPGPLSRSPPGVAVSTGRVGSPKAREARVPRESISDFAEFIKSTGPAGDRSSVRKPSVPTPSGPVINTMPARQVSAASTRGRHQPREAAVDTRNDNSDLIDFIRQGPPIATSGHRIPRHVAPFRTTMDSDQMSGAIGGKAVDATIPEIRYSQASTSVTDNSMPSMQSSINSSSALLRNKVAPGPGMGVDDQGMMPQRKQRRVRDPYSIDFSDDENDEAIVTTKPPARKEESLAEFLRNYDPPPEPPSSPPRLPKKKASAPSLIGRFTRGGNKDKDVGANKSSLKPESRSLHSRSSSGKGGHIPLQVNMPSGYDKYGASDGVPGRPRMTSTASAGRVPRKKFEPREAVSTRRTETSELAAFLRDSAPPDAGLDTRLARASSHREESNGFAKMFGRKKKIGVS; this comes from the exons ATGGCCATGATTAGCCCGACCACCGATGCCACGGCGTCTCGACCGGCCTCGACCATTGCCTCTCCGCGCCACGTCAGGTCAAGAACCCAGAGCATATCCAGCGACCGACCGTCCACGATTGGCTTCAGCCTGGgcttgacggcgccgcctgtCTTCGTATCCCCTGAGCCCGCCTTTATCGCCGGTTCGGCAGCATCGCAAATCGTGACCAATGATCACGATGGCCACGCCGATTCTTGGTACGATCAGAATGGCGTGGAGCCGCCTAGTGAGACGGCGCTGGTCACGcctgctgcgctgcagctcgtcaacGGCTTTCTTGACCAGCTCCTTTTCAACTTCTTGCAGGTGTCCAAGTCAACGAACCTTTCGGCGCTCCGGCCGGCTGTCTCTGAGATTTTGAAGCCGAAACTGGCAAAAGACACCATCAGCaatgccgacgaggagctgcgcgagtaTTTAGGTGGTTCGGACGAAGAAGATTTCACGGCTCCCGCCAACCCTCGAAACTGGGACGCGGAGCTCGTCTGGAAGCGCACGAGGCTGCGATGCATGGTGTATTCCTCACTAGGCGACatggaggaagaagatgaaGACATCTACATGGAGCAGGAGAACCTCGAGATTGGAGCCCACGAGCCAACCTCCGACGTCGTTTCTCCCGCGGTTGCCATCTTTCTCACCTCTGTGCTCGAGTACATGGGCGAGCTTACCTTGACCGTCGCTGGCCAGGCTGCATATCAACGCGTCCGAGCAAACATTGTCAAAGGTATCAAAAATGGCACCCGCAGCGCTTCCGACGTTGCGGATCGCATTGTCGTCTGCGAGATGGACATGGAGCGCGTAGCTCTCGACCGAACCTTGGGCCGCTTGTGGCGCGGATGGAAGAAGCGCGTGCGATCTCCTGACACGGCGGTACGACCCGCGTCAAGAGGCTCCAACAGCCATTCGAAGCAAGACATTGGCTCTCCCGAGCGCCTTGCGTTCCGGTCTGCCCTGAGCGACGCTACTGGGGACCAACGCAGGCCTCAGGACCGTCCGGATGACACGATTGTGGAAGATGTGCACCCTGCGGACATACCCCTTCCGATGGGCGACCACGATGTTGATGAGATTGAAGTCCCGGGACTGGCTCCGAACagtgatgacgaggatgagccGAGCCCCGACGAAAAGCctgtccgtcgtcgcccaaaGAGTCTCTCTATCACACCTTTTATAATTGCCAACGGCCTGCCAACACCGACAACGTCGCAGCCGCATACCCCCGTCATCACTGCCGCTCGGAAACGGTCGACCTCCTTGCCAACGCCCGTAGCAGCAACTTTTCATGCCTCAAGACAAGCAAAGAAGGCTTCGAATATCACGAAGACCCCTTGTACTGAGGGTAAGGAGGAGACTCAGGGAGAAACATGCACCGGCGACAACGaagcatcatcatcaggcGATGGCTATGCTGATACACGAGCCAATATATTGTCCAAGCCAGGTGACACTGTGAAGGTGCAGAAGGCTACACTTTCAAACAGGCCCGCTGCTGTGGAAAGTCGAGACTGCGACTCTTCTGATTACGAGGACGCGGAGGAAGTAGCCTTTGAGAAGGCAGAAATTGTGACGTCTTCACGGGTTTCCATAAACGGCAGTtcaagctcctcggcgtcagAGTCTGGAAAAACTTCGCCCACCAAACGGCCGTCTAGTGTCCATTCGGCCCGCATTGTCGACgtgcctcggcctcggagcCCCTCACATTCGCGGGCAACATCGCTTGACATGACAGAGCGCAACCGAGCCGCCAGCCTGTCCAGTGCGGCTAGTCGAACACGACCACCTTCATCTCAGGACGAGCGGAAACCAAAATATGAAGGCCAGCCTCCGACACACGCGGAACATATGTCTCAGTCGTTGGTCGAGAAGAAATCGCCGAGGCAAGTTGAAGTCGCCATCCCCGAATCCGAGGAGGACTCTGGTCGCCTCAAGCCGTCCGAGTCCCCCGAGTCAATCGGCCGTGCCATTTCTCCACCTGGCCCTGCTGTACCTGATGTTCTCGGCTCTCAGTCGAGGCGGGATTATGTGGCCCCAAGTGCCTTcgggaagaagccgccctcTTTTGCAAGCAATCGAGATCACCCGCCTCCGAGCTTGAAAGTGTCCACCTCAAGAATCGTAAGCTCTGGGCCATTCATCGATGAGACCATCCCGGAGATCCCGCAGAAGTCACCAGTTCAGGCGAGCTGGCAGAGCCCCAAGGCTGAGAGCCGCGGTATGCACTCGATGGAGCGCTACAGAACGAAagagacggacgacgacttgTCGCTGCCAATGCAGAGCAATGTTGCCCCTCGACAAATTCACACTTCGGCGTCATCAGCATCGTCAGGCACCTCCAGATTGAAGCCCGTGCGGACCTCGGAGGATAGTTCCAGCCGTGCCGAAAGTGTGGCGCGCAACTTCGAACAGCTTATTCAGAGCAACCAAACCATAACATACACCCTCACTCCGGAGAACATGCGCGACATTGAC TCTAAGCGATCAATCGACAGCCCGGTAGTGACCAAATTCTCAAGAAGGAGTGACGACGTTCGCGGCCAGAGCTCGCCTCGCACGCCCACCATTCCTGACATCCCAAGGTCGCCTGTGACTCAGCAGCCAAAGACCCCCACCAGCCCCAGAGCTGTTGAGGGAAAAGGGAGCAGGCCTCCAGGTCCTTTGTCTCGCTCACCCCCCGGAGTGGCTGTTTCGACGGGTCGAGTTGGGAGCCCCAAGGCTCGAGAGGCCCGTGTTCCCAGGGAGTCGATTTCTGACTTTGCCGAGTTTATCAAGTCCACAGGCCCAGCAGGAGACCGAAGCTCAGTCCGCAAACCAAGCGTGCCGACCCCGTCGGGTCCTGTGATCAACACCATGCCGGCTCGCCAGGTCTCGGCAGCGAGCACACGCGGCCGGCATCAACctcgcgaggcggcggtagATACCAGGAACGACAACTCAGACCTGATTGACTTCATACGCCAGGGCCCCCCAATTGCAACCAGCGGACATCGCATACcccgccatgtcgccccGTTCCGCACTACCATGGACTCGGACCAGATGTCGGGAGCCATCGGAGGCAAAGCGGTAGACGCGACCATCCCCGAGATACGATACAGTCAGGCCTCCACCAGCGTCACCGACAACTCCATGCCCTCTATGCAATCATCCATCAACTCCAGCTCTGCGCTCCTCCGTAACAAGGTCGCACCTGGTCCGGGCATGGGAGTCGATGACCAGGGTATGATGCCACAGCGTAAACAGAGACGCGTACGCGACCCTTACAGCATCGACttcagcgacgacgaaaaTGATGAGGCCATCGTTACAACTaagccgcccgcgaggaaAGAGGAGAGCTTGGCGGAATTCCTTCGCAATTATGACCCGCCTCCGGAGCCTCCTAGCTCTCCGCCTCGActgcccaagaagaaggccagcgcgccgagccTCATTGGCAGGTTTACCCGTGGTGGCAACAAAGATAAGGATGTAGGGGCCAACAAATCCAGCCTCAAGCCTGAGTCGCGGTCTCTCCACAGCCggtccagcagcggcaagggTGGCCATATCCCTCTCCAAGTGAATATGCCTTCCGGGTACGACAAGTACGGCGCATCCGATGGGGTCCCAGGTCGCCCCCGCATGACGTCCACTGCTTCTGCCGGACGAGtgccgaggaagaagttTGAGCCCCGAGAGGCTGTATCGACGCGTCGGACTGAGACCTCGGAACTCGCGGCGTTCCTTCGTGACTCGGCCCCACCGGACGCTGGGTTGGACACGCGGCTCGCGCGAGCGTCATCTCACCGGGAAGAAAGCAACGGGTTTGCCAAAATGTTTgggcgcaagaagaagatcGGTGTCAGCTAA